The Sulfolobales archaeon genome segment AGCGAATCTATCTTGTATCCTCATATTCTTAGTACTAGAGACAATGTTATTGCTCATACCACCACCTTCTCCAACGGTGTGTGTATAAAAACGGCTTATAAATCGCTGTAGAGGTTAAGGTGAGGAGAGGTATAGAACTTTTTATGTGAGTATACATGCACCTTCTAAAATCTCTTCATTAACTCCCGTGAATCATGAACATACTTTTCAAGGTCTGATTCGATAGCATTAGTCTTTGAGATTATAATTTTACGCTAAAGATTTATGGTCTTCGGTTTTAGGGTTATAAGAGGTGCGTCTGATAATACACTGTGAAGAAGGATGAAGAGCAGTCCTAGAGTTATCATTCGAAGGCTTCTAGGTAGGAGAGGTGTTTTCGCTCTTAGAAACATGATCTCTTCGATAGCCTTCTACACAGGTTTACGAGATGATCCTAGGAAGAAGCCTCAGGGGATTTCAGCTATGGTTGCCGTATATAATGAGGAAGACTGGATCGAGCCTTCTCTTCTGTCTATAAAGGATCTTGTTGACGAGTATATTGTAATGGATTCTTCTAATGATAATACTCCGAATATTATCATGAGACTTAAAAATGAGCTTGGTTTGAACATAAGATATCATAGAGTTCCTCAGGGTAGTATGACAGAGATAAGGAATGCAATCATTTCTAAAGCTAGTTATAGATGGATTCTTGTATGGGATGGAGATTTTGTAATGAGAGAAGATTCTACTAGCTTTATCAAGAACCTTATAGAGAATCTGGATCCTAGAAGGCATTACCTCATCTACTGGCCTTGGCTACTGCTCTGCGGCGATATCTACCACTTATGTAGCGAGAATCCCTACCACATCGAGCACTGGCTCTACACATACTCCGAGAAGCTGAGATATAAAGATGTGTATGTCAACGGGTTTCTAACAGACACACTAGTAGCACCTCTAAGACTTTATAAAGCAATCTACATAGATAAGATCCTCGGAGTACATCTAGCTCTCGTGAAAAACCCTGTAAGAATTGCTATTAGAGATCTCTGGCAGAAATACAGATCTGAGTTCTACGAAGTAGCAAGAAAAGGAGTTTCCTTCGAGGAATATGCTTCGGTGAAGGCTAGAGAGATTTACGGAACAGGAGATCTTAAGGAGGTCGGGTGCAGAATAATTAGAGACATGATCGAGAGACTCCCGAGATACGATGAATCAAAATATGGAGAGCTTCCAAACCTTGTAAAAAGATACTGGGAGAGTAGCAGAAATAAATGGTGCACTCAGCCATAGGCTTTGACACGGATCTTCTCTCATTCGATGAATTAGAGAAAGAGGTCGTAAAGCTAGATAGAGAGATTAAGAGATCTCTATGATAGAATCTTATCAGGAAAATCTTTTAGATCCTCTAAAGATCATGTTGAGAAAATAGTTAAAACTCTATTATAGTATTAGAAGCCTTGTATTCCTCTACCTCTTCTAAATA includes the following:
- a CDS encoding glycosyltransferase, whose amino-acid sequence is MKSSPRVIIRRLLGRRGVFALRNMISSIAFYTGLRDDPRKKPQGISAMVAVYNEEDWIEPSLLSIKDLVDEYIVMDSSNDNTPNIIMRLKNELGLNIRYHRVPQGSMTEIRNAIISKASYRWILVWDGDFVMREDSTSFIKNLIENLDPRRHYLIYWPWLLLCGDIYHLCSENPYHIEHWLYTYSEKLRYKDVYVNGFLTDTLVAPLRLYKAIYIDKILGVHLALVKNPVRIAIRDLWQKYRSEFYEVARKGVSFEEYASVKAREIYGTGDLKEVGCRIIRDMIERLPRYDESKYGELPNLVKRYWESSRNKWCTQP